The following are encoded together in the Lathyrus oleraceus cultivar Zhongwan6 chromosome 3, CAAS_Psat_ZW6_1.0, whole genome shotgun sequence genome:
- the LOC127126003 gene encoding uncharacterized protein LOC127126003 — protein MMLRSSSTPVLGSLLSSSSFPDSPNHHEPCHALKHLPPPTHHNKLSFHQSGSFNLSCSSSPISPSITDLERQNKGLIRRVQSEGNLEDLAYANEERFSCMDHSSKRYSVRQRCLPLETIPSFSLSKRTGLREEEEDVEDEEDSDDEFSVMSSMKVSGEMDRVCRVRFGEEGKVGSKEMYLAKGLGVDVCGDGIGGGCRGGNGGGGDSNFMGSRGNDGDNNNHGVEEYYKKMVQQNPGNSLFLRNYAQFLYQSKQDREGAEEYYSRAILADPNDGEVLSQYGKLVWELHQDEERASSYFERAVQASPEDSHVQAAYASFLWDTEEDEDAGCDEMQCLPQHFHVGAMATTGA, from the exons ATGATGCTAAGAAGCTCTTCTACACCAGTTCTTGGATCTCTCCTCTCATCCAGTTCCTTTCCTGATAGTCCTAATCATCATGAACCTTGTCATGCACTCAAGCATCTACCACCACCAACACATCACAACAAGCTCTCTTTCCATCAATCTGGTTCGTTCAATCTCTCATGCAGTTCTTCTCCGATTTCTCCTTCCATTACTGATCTTGAAAGACAAAACAAAGGGTTGATTAGAAGAGTTCAATCTGAAGGTAACTTGGAAGATCTAGCTTATGCTAATGAGGAGAGATTCAGTTGTATGGATCATTCTTCTAAGAGGTATTCAGTGAGACAAAGATGTTTGCCACTTGAGACTATTCCGTCTTTCTCTCTTTCTAAGCGAACAGGTTTGCGCGAAGAAGAGGaagatgttgaagatgaagaagactctgatgatgagTTTAGTGTGATGAGTAGTATGAAGGTGAGTGGAGAAATGGATAGAGTTTGCAGGGTGAGATTTGGGGAGGAGGGAAAGGTTGGTAGTAAAGAAATGTATCTTGCAAAGGGGCTTGGTGTTGATGTGTGTGGTGATGGAATAGGTGGCGGCTGCAGAGGAGGCAATGGAGGAGGTGGTGATTCTAATTTCATGGGATCTAGAGGGAATGATGGAGATAATAATAATCATGGGGTGGAAGAATATTACAAGAAAATGGTGCAGCAAAATCCAGGGAATTCATTGTTCCTGAGAAACTATGCTCAGTTTTTGTATCAG AGCAAACAAGACCGTGAAGGGGCAGAGGAGTATTATTCCAGAGCCATACTAGCAGATCCAAATGATGGAGAAGTTTTATCACAGTATGGAAAACTAGTTTGGGAGCTGCATCAGGACGAAGAAAGAGCCTCTAGCTATTTTGAACGAGCAGTACAGGCCTCTCCTGAAGACAG TCATGTACAAGCAGCGTATGCGAGTTTCCTTTGGGACACAGAGGAAGATGAGGATGCAGGTTGTGACGAGATGCAATGCTTACCTCAACATTTTCATGTGGGAGCTATGGCTACTACTGGTGCTTAG
- the LOC127130220 gene encoding secreted RxLR effector protein 161-like yields MGNCKEITTPMGSRTYVDQDKYDIPVDITKYRANLKESHIASVKRIVKYLKGKTKVGLWYPKVSVCDLVGYSESDYADCKADQESTNGTCHILRNALVSRSYKKQTCSALSTTEVEYIAAKSCCA; encoded by the exons ATGGGCAATTGCAAAGAAATAACTACTCCAATGGGTTCTAGAACATATGTAGATCAAGATAAATATGATATTCCGGTTGATATAACAAAATATAGAG CAAATCTAAAGGAATCTCATATCGCCTCCGTGAAACGAATCgtgaagtatctcaaaggaaaAACAAAGGTTGGACTATGGTATCCTAAAGTTAGTGTATGTGATTTAGTTGGTTATTCTGAATCAGATTATGCAGATTGTAAAGCAGACCAGGAAAGCACAAACGGGACATGTCATATCCTAAGAAATGCTTTAGTATCACGATCTTATAAAAAGCAAACATGTAGTGCTCTTAGTACAACTGAAGTTGAATATATTGCAGCAAAAAGTTGTTGTGCATAA